In Etheostoma cragini isolate CJK2018 chromosome 19, CSU_Ecrag_1.0, whole genome shotgun sequence, the genomic window gtgtgtgtgtgtgtgtgtgtgtgtgtgtgtgtgtaaatatttgtgtggacagctgtgtgtttgtgtgtgtctgtgtgtgtgtgtgtgtgtgtaaatgtatgtgtggacagctgtgtgtttgtgtgtgtctgtgtgtgtgtgtgtgtgtgtgtgtgtgtaaatgtttgtgtggacagctgtgtgtgtgtgtgtgtgtgtgtgtgtgtgtgtgtgtgtgtaaatgtttgtgtggacagctgtgtgtgtgtgtgtgtgtgtgtgtgtgtctagtccacacagcattcctggatgagagccacggtgcctctgctaaatagtctcaggaaggaagtggttttggtggaacatgtgtacgttcagaagtagttttagtcgtcaacagaaactcagattggacagaggacagggacagaggtTAGTCATagggacagaggacagggacagaggtTAGTCATagggacagaggacagggacagaggtTAGTCATagggacagaggacagggacagaggttagacacagacatcaagatcaagataactttattgtcccccgagggaaatttgtcttgggcatcagTACATTATGAGGACAGGGACGGATATCACCCTGACATCGCCCTGACATTGCCCTGACGTCACCCTGATCTCGCCCCGACCTCGCCCCGACCTCGCCCTGATCTCCTACCAGTACTGAGGGTTAAACACGTGTAGCAGACtgaaggaggacaaggaggcTTCTGTTCACCTCACTCACCTCTCTCAGGAATGGACCCACCCTCgaaagcgggggggggggggggNNNNNNNNNNNNNNNNNNNNNNNNNNNNNNNNNNNNNNNNNNNNNNNNNNNNNNNNNNNNNNNNNNNNNNNNNNNNNNNNNNNNNNNNNNNNNNNNNNNNccaccagactccatgtaaataagcactacttttagtgtgtatagagcagcatatctccaccggactccatgtaaataatcactacttttagcgtgtttttttttccgacatttttgtcaaatttttccAAGTTATTGTCACCTTTTCCAAAAATGTTCCCATTGTTGTACTTTCAACGTTCtattattaatttttctttACGTGGTgtaacatatataataaaataatatgaatatgaatattattgataataacaaaaatgatattataaaaaagccaaaaaccaTAAAATTATATCTTTTCCAAAGACAGTCGACAGAAACTTTGAATGAAAAACCTcgaaaaaaaccttgaaaaagcaaccaaaaaaattcaataattcaaaaaagaccaaaaaattccaaaaaatgAGGAAAGATTTTGGAACGACCCACATAAACTTCGggagacaaaaaatacaaaaaggcaaaaaatgttgcttattgggggggtggaggggggggggcatggttGGAATTAGAAATGAAGGTTAAACTGGACTTCAATAAAGTTTGTTTGAATGTGTCTGAAGCTGTGATCCTGATATATGAGAATATgagaatattaaaaagaaaaacaaaataataataaaaaaactagaaaattccACAGAAATGTTATCAGTGTGCCTGCCCGGCTGCacatccacatacacacacattcgaAACGTCAGATAGGAGTCAGTTGGTCACCATGGTCTCCAGGGAACAGTGTCatgataggtgtgtgtgtgtgtgtctcgatgtatgtgtttgtgtatgtgtgtgtgtgtgtttgtctgtgtgtctgaatgtatgtgtgtgtgagtgtgtctgtgtctgagtgtgtctgtgtctgaaggtgtgtgtgtgagtgtgtgtgtgtgtgtgtctgtgtctgaaagtgtgtgtgtgagtgtgtgtgtgtgtgtgtctgtgtctgaaagtgtgtgtgtgtgtgtgtgtgtgtgtgtgagtgtgtcccTCTGTCCTCTAAGTAACTAAAcctgttgctatggtgatttcCTCAGAGAAGGGGTCAGAttctttctttcaatgttttctgTCTGCAGTTGGTGAGCCTAGCGGGAAAAGTTTTAGTCTGATAGACTCCATAGTTACATGTCTGCAATCGGCACAagattttaaacttttaatcatgtttctacgttaaagtatggcgatacagcacggtcccaaagagggggggggcgatacagcacggtcccaaagagggggggggggagatacagcccggtcccaaagaggggggggggagatacagcccggtcccaaagagggggcGTTTTGAGCAATGTTGAGCGatttcccattcaagtcaatgagaCATTTCCGCCGTATTTTTGCAGAAATCGGTAAAACCATGCGGCAAATCTCttacaaaagtcatagcacaccattGCCGATCATTACCCACATGTCGGTGTAATATGGTGCGCGTGTTGGTAACGCTTtgggactagtagcgggacaaaaTTTGGCGGAAGATGAAGaataactagaaaatgcatttcctgcaaaAATGCGTGGGAATGCTAAATAGCTGAATTGCTAAAGGTAACCTGGCTTAAATCAGTAAAAGTTGTAGAAAAAATTGAAACACTTAAGCTAAACTGGAGAAATAAGAAGATGTTGAAATAGTGAGAAGAGTGGAAAAAAGTAGGAATGGTTTCAattaagtttgaaaaaaatgaaatgctaaagctaaactggataaattgcttaaatcagtaagaagatgTGGACGTCTTGAGTGGAGTTTTAACACTAGGTGATGAGACACCACtgtgggatttgaacccgggtCTCCGGCACCAAAGGCATGTGACATAACCACCACGCCACCACTGTAATAtcttcttaaaaaacaatacatggcAATATATAAcatatcgtgtgtgtgtgtctctgtgtgtgtctgtgtgtgtgtctgtgtgtctttgtgcgtgtgtgtgtctctgtgtgtgtgtgtctctgtgtgtgtctgtgtgtgtgtgtgtctctgtgtgtctgtgtgcgtgtttgtgtgtctgagagagaacaggacacaaacagACGTACAGAGTATGGTTGCCTTGGAGACCAAGACCAATGAGAAGCCTttgatctctgtgatgtcatctctttgatctgtaatcagttaacgACCGCAGCTGCTGTACCTGTCAGCTAATGGAAACCACAGCTCACAGAAATGTGgacgatgtttaacatggcagtgaatggaggaagattggGAACTCTTGTCATTTGAAAGCTTGCTGAGCAAAAATTATAATTCATATCGCAAGAATGAGCACATTGGCTGAAACTAGACAAAAATACCTACGTTTCAATGTATAAATTGTCCATgacaagttagaattgttgGCGTGGGAGCAAGTTATAGAGAATGGAGTAAGATCATTTTTTCGAAGCCTTTCACTCTGGTGACATCACTCCTCACTCTACCTCACGCAATACACactcattataaatgcagaaaaatcataaaatgtacaCTGCACTTAAACAGCTTTATATCAAATATATCAATCTGAAAAGCCATAGCCGGATAGCTGAATAGTTTAGCTAGCTTTAGATAGCTTgctctcattgactttaatgtttaaaaaaatgtttaaaagcttaatatttgaaaagtTTAAATAGTAGAAATCGTCCCATCATCTGCTGAAAGAGCTGAAGATTGTAAAAGTTTAACGGTTTAAAGGGCAGAAAGTATGTtatgagtatatatatataaacactgCCTTgagaaagtattcggcccccttgaacttttcaaccttttgacacatttcaggcttcaaacataaagatataaaatttttattttttttattttaaagtttttaggCGTTTTCTTGTGTATTATCAGGTTTTTTTAGGcgttgttttgtgtatttttaggttttttaGGCGTTTTCTTGtgtattttcaggttttttagGCGTTATCTTGTGTATTATCAGGTTTTTTTAGGTGTTTTCTTGTgtattttcaagttttttagGAATATTCGTGCTGTTTTCAGGTTTTTTAGCGCTTCTGTTTTGGGCTTTTGTCTCTAGAAGAGTCTGGTCACTGTGACATCAGAACGTCTCCACGCCAACGTGTTTTCCAGATCAAAGTGCATTGTGGGGCCGTTGACCCGTCGGCTGTGTTGGACAGACAGACTGTTGGACGGGACGGAGACACACGGAGGACAAGAGACACAATCGTTATGACAACAACTGAATACCGCGACATTGAAGATGACAGCAGCTCCTTTTGGAACAAAggtctctctctccgtctgtctgtctctccctccgtctgtgacaaaactgacaaaactgactaaaaaagccaactctctctctctgtccgtctgtctccctgtctgtctgcctgtctgtctctctctctgtccgtctgtctccctgtctgtctgcctgtctgtctctctctctgtccgtctgtctccctgtctgtctgccataCCCGTCTGTCTCTCCACAGAGCCAgcacctgtctctctctcagctgtcTCCAGGTTCAGACGCTGGTTGTTTCCTGCTCTGACGGCTACATTCATCCTGGTTCTGATCATAGTACTGGGAGCTagcagtgagacacacacacacacacacacacacacacacacacacacaaaaataccaCAATCAAACTTCCTGGtattaaactgtgtgtgtgtgtgtgtgtgtgtgtctgtttgtctgtgtgtgtctgtgtgaatgagtgtgtctgtgtgtctgtgtgtgtctgtgtctgtgtgtgtgtgtgtgtgtgtgtgtgtgtgtttcagacacACAGACCTCTAACCGACTCTGGTCTCTGGAGAAAACTGTTTCCAACGTGAACGAATCCCTGAGCTCAGTACAGCAGCTCGCAAAAGGTAACGCAGTACAAGTACTACAGTCCTGTACACtagaaaattccacagacatttgtacagtgtgcctactacttggtgcacatccaaataataaactaaaaataataaaagtgttaagtgtcttatcccttcagagatagacctttaaaacctattgaagacctttctgtttaccAGAGACAGCTACGACGTAGCTAGTGCtgaccaaccagactccatatgaaaaaacagtacttttagcgtgtatagagccgacatattttcacatgtaaatcagtaaagtatgagtttatttcaaccaacactagagttgtgatggttggaaaagtgtagagaagaccaaaaacagattttcagagttttatttggtttctgtcaACTTCGAATGAAAGGTgtgttacgatgctaaaatgagtgtttatttacatggagtctggtgggattAGCAATGCGAgccttagcaaaaaaaaaaagttttaaatgtatAGAGTGTACAAAGGGTGAAGTTTTAGGTGTCTTATtccttcagagatagaccttttaaaaaCCAATAGGACAGAGAGaaatttgtttgtaaaatgtcagacaatCGTActgtagccccccccccctttatgcTCCTCTTTAACTTTCACcattccaccacatacacacacattggaataTCTGAAACGGTCTGAAAACAGGACGATACGTAAACTGTGATTTGGGAGAAACCGTAGttgatatctgaacgcccattcaACCCAATTAACGGCAAAGTCTTGTCTTcagtttaaacttttaatcatgtttctacgttaaagtatggtgatacagcacggtcccaaagagggggggtTTTGAGCGATGTTGAGCGATTTCccgaacatttcccattcaagtctaTGAGAAATCGTTCACCGTTTCCTGGCTTTTTTTGTGATAACTGCGCAATAAATCTcgttgaaaagtcatagcacaccattccagatcattacacacgttttgatgtattgtgtgtgttcgtgttggcaacgctccagGACTAGTagcggaataataataataattatgagaAACAATAGACATTCACTGAATGATTATATCAGAAAAGATCTTTGTGAGATTTGCGTAAGCCACGCCCACCTGAGCCCGGCAGCCAATAGGGAACAGACTGTGCCGTGACAAAGGTAATCACGGCGACCGTCTCTAAcatgctgtctctgtctcagacGCAGCTAAAGACGTTAACCGCCTCAAGTTTTCAGTGGAGAACAACAAGGATCAGCTGAtctcaggtaacacacacacacacacacacacacactctctcactcataACTCGcatatatttactgtgtgtgtgtgtgtgtgtgtgtgtgtgtgtagtgggcGAGGCGTTGAAGCAGCTGTCTGTCGTCGACTCCCTCAGCCAGACCGTCGCCTCGCTGAAATGTTCCCTCGAACGAATCATCAacaacagtacacacacacacacacacatctgtctgtatctgctctgacctgtctctctgctgacctgtctgtctctctgctgacctgtctgtctctctgctgacatgtctgtctctctgctgacctgtctgtctctcaggctCAGCAGTGGAGGGCTGTTGTCCTCTGGACTGGCTGCCCTTCGGCTCCAGCTGTTATCTGTTCAGCAAGACGTCCGCATCCTGGCCCCGAGCCAGAGATTGGTGCAACGGACACGAAGCACACCTGGTCATTCCCATCACCGACGAGGATTGGGTGAGACACCCGTCTGTCTGCCTGgctacctgtctgtctttctaaaTAACTAGAAGATGACCCACGGCATGTTCATAACAAAGGAAGATgagtatattgtatattaatattGAAGAGGACCCAGAGTTGATCCCTGCGGGACGCCGCCAAGTTTTGTTTTGGAGGCTTCATTTGAAAGAAATCcactgtctccctgtctgtctgtctttctctctgtctgtctgtctacctacctatctgtctctctctgtcttcctgtctgtctccctgtctgcctttctctgcctacctgtctgtctgcctgcctacctgtctgcctttctctgcctacctgtctgtctgccagcctaactgcctgtctgtctggtCCAGAACTTTGTGATCCGTCAGGCGGGCGGCGTCTTCCACTGGGTGGGTCTGACTGATGAGAAGGGGGAGTGGGAGTGGGTCAACCAGACCCCGTACGTCATGAACCGAAGGTGAGTCCTCCTCAGACTCTGATTGGTTGCCAGGCAATCACAGTCGGACTTCATATTAAAAAAGACCGTTTGACcgtagcttttattttgaaggaggGAGctacaggaagtgtgtgtgtgttgcaggcgCTGGATGCCGGGGCAGCCGGACAGCTGGACCGGGCACGGGTTCGGGCCCGGGGACGAGGACTGCGCCCACATACACACCGACGGGCGCCTCAACGACCTGCACTGCTCCACCAGGCTGCGCTACATCTGCCAGAAACACCGCCTGCGCAGCTGAACCCCCAGGACCAGACCAGGAACCCCTCCAGAACCAGACCAGtacccctccccccaaaaaccCGACCAGGATCCCTCCCCCCAGAACCAGACCAAacgttaaaaaaattaaatacgattttttttcccaaaaaaaggCGACAGAAACGTCGAATAAATTGACCCAAAAACCTCCGaatagcaaaaaaataaaattttggAACGACCGACAAAAAGTTCTGAAAAAaatgggcgggggggggggggggggggggggggggggggggggggggggggggggggggggggggggatggggggcaTTGTTGGATGTAGAAATGAAGGTTAAACTGAACTTCAAtaaagtttgtttaaatgtgtctgAAGCTGTGATGCTGAAATGAgagaatattaaaaataaaaataaaataataaaataataataataactaaatgtgttttggtcCAACAGTACACGGTGACATGTTCTGTTCATTTATTACAAGATAGTcttcacagaaataaaaactatgtttaaaaaaggatgtAGCGTCTCTTTGTTATCGTGTGCAGTCCACTTAGAGAGctaaaaaactacaactcccaaCATGGGTAAAGTGCATCAACATCCTGAACACTGTCATAACAATAATACTATAAATTAACACAGAAACATGGAAGTATCATTAATAACTTAGACATCAggtcagtgtgtatgtgtgtgtgtccgtgagtgtgtgtgtgtgtcagtgagtgtgtgtttgtcagtgattgtctatgtgtgtgtgtccgtgagtgtgtgtctatatgtgtgtgtctatgtatgtctatgagtgtgtctatgtgtgtgtttgtcagtgagtgtctatgtgtgtgcgttcgtgagtgtgtgtgtgtgtgcgtcagtgagtgtgtgtgtgtcagtgattgtctatgtgtgtgtgtgtgtgtgtgtgtgtgtgtgtgtgtgtgtNNNNNNNNNNNNNNNNNNNNNNNNNNNNNNNNNNNNNNNNNNNNNNNNNNNNNNNNNNNNNNNNNNNNNNNNNNNNNNNNNNNNNNNNNNNNNNNNNNNNcacacacacacacacacacacacacacacacacacacacaccctctcctACCTGTGTTGTTCTGTTCTGGTTGTAGTGTGACCCATGGATGTCTGAACAGAGACATGTTACTTAGGTAAGTACTAAAATACTTTActgtagtaaaagtactaatacacactgttATCTTAAAATATCTTAACTGAAGCTGTGAGACGAACGGAGTAACGAGTGGagtgtttttaccttttcttcGGGGTGTCAGCCTGGAGCAGctgcttcctcttcttcctgctgATACAGAGACAATTAGAGAGGACGCTGTcccccagaggacgctctacaacgtccctgttagtgatggtgttacatagtctgtccaccagaggacgctctacaacgtccctgttagtgatggtgttgcatagtctgtccaccagaggacgctctacaacgtccctgttagtgattcattttttgttaaagtgtttttgtttcatatcttaagtttgtatttttatacattttattcatcagaactttaatatattttgatgttctgtgataaaaaaacaaattatcacattttaatgagaactcataaataacaacaaataactaatgttagggaaattggtgtatgttttttatgcgtttctggattttgtttgttaaaatatatatcggAGGATTTATgggatttttaaatatttggtgGGGCTCTAGTTCCTGGATTGCGTCCCTGAGTCCAGTCTAACCCTGGACACCTGGACTCTATGAAGAGGTAACATGGGGACCATAAAGCAGAGATGAGACCTTTCATCCAAACACACTGGTAATAATGAAGAGGGGGCTTTTGTTGAAAGCCTCAAACAaggttaaatattttaaaaagtataaatggTATTTGAAAGTTGAATACTACCCTGAATGTATGAAAGATgaggaacattttaaagtttgaatggtgttttttgatGAAGGTATGAATGAGTAGATAGCAgttgaaaatgtatgaaaatgcatgaatttgtgtcaaatttgaacattcCGTCCATGGGGAAAATCTCCCCGAAAACATTGAATATTTCGGAAATTATGAAAGTTATGAAGATTCTGTATAATAACAGCAATGTCCTAACTGCGCTAAACGGTTTGATGTTTGAATGAAGTTTCTACGTGGAAAAACGTGGAAGgagttgaagtttaaaaaaataggagtgcaaaataagaataaagaacaaagttattaatattatttatattgttgAAAGGTTTCTAAAGTCTCACCCTGATCTGCCCGGCGACAGGTGACTCCCGGCTGAATACGtcggagaaagagaggaagaggaggagagaggaggtctAAAGGAGcgaggggtggaggggggaggaaggggggaggaagaggagggggacaGGCGAgtgaagaaggaggaggagggggaagatGAAGCTCGGTCCgtccaaaacaaacagcaatcCTCCTGAGAGAGACAACAAGTTAtcacattgcttttatttttgaaatatttaggcttttattttgaaatattatgacttagttgttttacattgtgacacagtagctatgtttccacCCGATGTTATTAAATCTCATCAAATTTTCTCTTGATCGAAAGTATGACGTCATTTAATGGTTAAACTGACGCGCCTGTAGGGTCAGAGACGGTGGGGATCGTGTCCCGCGCATCACGTTTCGCGTAACACGTCATGAAGTCacgatgatgtcatgatgtccTAATGAAGTCacgatgatgtcat contains:
- the LOC117962133 gene encoding C-type lectin domain family 10 member A-like — encoded protein: MTTTEYRDIEDDSSSFWNKEPAPVSLSAVSRFRRWLFPALTATFILVLIIVLGASNTQTSNRLWSLEKTVSNVNESLSSVQQLAKDAAKDVNRLKFSVENNKDQLISVGEALKQLSVVDSLSQTVASLKCSLERIINNSSAVEGCCPLDWLPFGSSCYLFSKTSASWPRARDWCNGHEAHLVIPITDEDWNFVIRQAGGVFHWVGLTDEKGEWEWVNQTPYVMNRRRWMPGQPDSWTGHGFGPGDEDCAHIHTDGRLNDLHCSTRLRYICQKHRLRS